In Prunus dulcis chromosome 2, ALMONDv2, whole genome shotgun sequence, a single genomic region encodes these proteins:
- the LOC117620324 gene encoding protein LOW PHOTOSYNTHETIC EFFICIENCY 1, chloroplastic-like, translated as MQALVTWPSRGETWAVPQLGFELGSSCKFSTRIRRKKMWSLGFPVCYGRSGAVLLLSSNSGAIGAEAFSGSPKFDFGCGCFSGYSKLKPARFCQSKKRSFGASFVVAWALEEQAIGNDIVIEESTSEHRLSGEGESKGDHLIVDEAEGGEDKNEVDVRNRGANWEQKNEKIDVRALALSLQFAKTADDVEVVLKDKGDLPLQVFSSMIRGFGRDRLMDSAFAVVEWLKRKSEETNGSITPNLFIYNSLLGAVKQSKQFGEMDKVLSAMTEEGVELNVVTYNTKMAIYIEQGLSTKALDVLEDIEKKGLTPSSVSYSTALLAYQRMEDGNGALQFFIEFREKYHKGDISKESVEDWEHEFIQLENFTKRVCYQVMRRWLVKDDNLSTNVLKLLAQMDIAGVPLSRAEHERLLWACTREEHYTVAKELYNRIRERHTEIGISVCNHVIWLMGKAKKWWAALEIYEDMLDRGPKPNNMSYELIVSQFNVLLTAARKRGIWRWGIRLLNKMEEKGLKPRSKEWNAVLVACSKAAETSAAVKIFKRMVEQGQKPTVLSYGALLSALEKGKLYDEARQVWEHMLKVGVKPNLYAYTIMASVFSGHGKLNMVDTIIHEMVSSGIEPTVVTYNAIISGFARNGSTNAAYEWFQRMKDQNISPNNVTYEMMIEGLANGGKPRLAYDLYLTAQNQGLDLSPKSYDIVVQSSLASGVAIEGFLGARPPDKKEEVQGRKSSTQLS; from the coding sequence ATGCAAGCTTTGGTCACTTGGCCTTCAAGGGGTGAAACCTGGGCAGTGCCCCAGTTAGGCTTTGAACTTGGTTCTTCTTGTAAATTTAGTACTAggataagaagaaaaaaaatgtggaGCCTTGGTTTTCCTGTTTGTTATGGTAGAAGTGGTGCTGTATTATTACTTTCTAGCAATTCAGGGGCTATTGGGGCTGAGGCTTTTAGTGGAAGCCCAAAATTCGATTTTGGTTGTGGGTGTTTTTCTGGGTACTCTAAACTTAAACCTGCTCGCTTTTGTCAGTCTAAGAAGCGTTCCTTTGGTGCTTCATTTGTAGTAGCATGGGCATTGGAAGAACAAGCAATTGGGAATGACATTGTTATAGAAGAATCCACATCGGAACATAGGTTGTCAGGGGAAGGTGAGAGTAAGGGAGATCATCTAATTGTGGATGAAGCAGAGGGTGGTGAAGATAAAAATGAAGTAGATGTAAGAAATCGAGGAGCAAATTGGGAGCAGAAAAATGAGAAGATTGATGTGCGTGCGCTAGCATTGAGCTTACAGTTTGCAAAAACAGCAGATGATGTAGAGGTGGTTCTTAAGGACAAGGGTGATTTGCCCCTTCAAGTATTCTCATCCATGATCAGGGGTTTCGGAAGAGACAGATTGATGGATTCTGCATTTGCTGTTGTTGAATGGCTTAAGAGAAAGAGTGAAGAAACTAATGGTTCGATTACCCCAAACTTATTCATATATAATAGTCTTTTGGGTGCAGTGAAGCAGTCTAAACAATTTGGAGAAATGGACAAAGTCTTGAGTGCTATGACTGAGGAAGGGGTGGAACTGAATGTTGTAACTTACAATACTAAAATGGCAATTTACATAGAGCAGGGACTAAGTACTAAGGCCCTTGATGTTCTTGAGGATATTGAGAAGAAGGGCCTGACTCCGTCTTCAGTGTCCTATTCTACAGCATTGCTGGCTTATCAACGAATGGAAGATGGAAATGGAGCTTTACAGTTCTTCATTGAGTTCAGAGAAAAGTACCATAAAGGTGATATAAGTAAAGAGTCTGTTGAAGACTGGGAACATGAGTTTATACAGCTTGAGAACTTTACAAAACGTGTTTGCTACCAAGTGATGCGCCGGTGGCTTGTGAAGGATGATAACTTAAGTACCAACGTTCTAAAACTTCTAGCACAGATGGATATTGCTGGGGTTCCACTCAGTCGGGCAGAACACGAGCGCCTTTTGTGGGCTTGCACCCGTGAAGAACATTATACTGTGGCAAAAGAATTGTATAATAGGATAAGGGAAAGGCATACTGAAATAGGTATATCTGTGTGTAACCATGTAATTTGGTTGATGGGAAAGGCTAAGAAATGGTGGGCAGCTTTGGAGATTTATGAGGATATGTTGGACAGGGGGCCGAAGCCAAATAACATGTCGTATGAATTGATAGTATCTCAGTTTAATGTTCTTCTGACTGCAGCtagaaaaagaggaatttgGAGATGGGGCATCAGGCTGCTCAACAAGATGGAAGAGAAAGGTCTTAAACCTAGAAGTAAGGAGTGGAATGCAGTTCTTGTTGCCTGTTCCAAGGCTGCAGAAACTTCTGCTGCTGTCaagatttttaaaagaatGGTGGAACAAGGTCAAAAACCTACAGTACTTTCTTACGGAGCATTGCTTAGTGCCCTTGAGAAGGGAAAACTCTATGATGAGGCCCGGCAGGTGTGGGAACATATGCTTAAGGTTGGTGTAAAACCGAACTTGTATGCATACACAATTATGGCTTCAGTGTTCAGTGGACACGGAAAATTGAATATGGTAGATACCATCATTCATGAGATGGTTTCATCAGGAATCGAGCCAACCGTTGTCACATACAATGCCATTATCAGTGGGTTTGCACGAAACGGTTCAACCAATGCTGCATATGAATGGTTTCAGCGCATGAAGGATCAGAACATTTCACCAAACAATGTTACGTATGAAATGATGATTGAGGGTCTGGCCAATGGAGGTAAACCAAGGCTTGCATATGACTTATATTTGACGGCTCAAAATCAGGGCCTTGACCTCTCACCAAAGTCTTATGATATAGTTGTTCAATCCTCACTGGCTTCTGGAGTTGCTATTGAGGGATTTTTAGGGGCTCGGCCACCGgataaaaaggaagaagtgCAAGGTAGAAAATCTTCTACCCAACTTTCGTAA
- the LOC117618506 gene encoding uncharacterized protein LOC117618506 isoform X4: MWEQLGGHISILAPEHCGLIDWSIFGGVIVDSLEAKESMSSLMQEPFCSVPLIWIIQEDTLANRLQLYGEMGLKHLVSHWKRAFNRANVVVFPDFTLPMLYSVLDTGNFFVIPGSPVDVWAAERYSKTHSKDQLRKSNGFEEDDMLVVVVGSSFLYNELSWDYAVAMHAIGPLLLKYARREDAGGSFKFVFLCGNSSDGYDDAFQEVASPLGLPRGSVRHFGLNGDVNSMLLMADIVLYGSFQDVQGFPPLLIRAMTFGIPVIAPDFPVLKKYVTDGIHINTFPNHNPDALMKSFSLMISKGKLSKFARTVASSGRLLAMNLLASECITGYARVLENALNFPSDALLPGPISELQQGTWEWNLFGNEIDYTTGDMQGIDEQSSLESTSVVYALEEEFSGLAYSTNISDNGTWESAQDIPTQLDWDLLTEIENSEEYERLEMEELSERMERDPGLWDDIYRNARKVEKLRFEANERDEGELERTGQSVCIYEIYSGSGTWPFLHHGSLYRGLSLSTRARRSTSDDVDAVDRLPILNETHYRNILCEIGGMFAIANKVDSVHKRPWIGFQSWRAAGRKVSLSKKAEKVLEEAIQDNTEGDVIYFWGRLNMNGGMTGSKDALTFWSACDILNGGHCRNVFEHAFRWMYALPNNTEALPPMPEDGGHWSALHSWVMPTHSFLEFVMFSRMFVDSLDALHTNNSGQSMCLLGSSELEQKHCYCRVLEVLVNVWAYHSARKLVYIDPISGSMEEQHRIDQRQAFMWAKYFNATLLKSMDEDLAEAADDGDHPRENWLWPLTGEVHWQGIYEREREVRYRLKMDKKRKTKEKLLERMKYGYKQKTLGG; encoded by the exons ATGTGGGAGCAACTTGGTGGCCACATTTCGATTTTAGCTCCGGAGCATTGTGGCCTTATTGATTGGTCCAT TTTTGGAGGTGTTATTGTGGACTCGCTTGAAGCAAAAGAATCCATGTCAAG CCTTATGCAGGAGCCATTTTGTTCAGTACCACTGATATGGATAATTCAAGAAGATACACTTGCTAATCGTCTTCAATTGTATGGAGAAATGGGCTTGAAGCATCTTGTTTCTCATTGGAAAAGGGCTTTTAATAGAGCTAATGTTGTTGTGTTTCCAGATTTCACTCTGCCG ATGTTATATAGTGTTCTTGACACTGGAAACTTCTTTGTCATTCCTGGATCACCAGTGGATGTTTGGGCTGCAGAAAGGTACAGTAAAACCCACTCCAAGGATCAGTTGAGGAAAAGCAATGGATTCGAGGAAGATGATATGTTGGTTGTAGTTGTTGGGAGTTCATTCCTCTACAATGAGCTTTCATGGGACTATGCTGTGGCAATGCATGCTATTGGACCACTGCTACTAAAATATGCAAGGAGGGAAGATGCAGGAGGgtcatttaaatttgttttcttatgtGGTAATTCCTCCGATGGATATGATGATGCTTTCCAG GAAGTTGCTTCACCTCTGGGACTTCCTCGCGGTTCTGTAAGGCATTTCGGCTTGAATGGTGACGTGAACAGTATGTTATTAATGGCTGACATTGTTCTCTACGGTTCTTTCCAAGATGTACAAGGTTTTCCTCCATTGCTTATCCGTGCCATGACCTTTGGGATCCCAGTCATTGCACCTGATTTTCCTGTCTTGAAGAAATAC GTAACTGATGGAATTCACATAAATACTTTTCCAAACCATAATCCTGATGCTTTAATGAAGTCTTTCTCACTTATGATTTCAAAGGGGAAACTTTCTAAATTTGCTCGAACAGTTGCTTCTTCTGGGAGACTGCTTGCGATGAACCTGCTGGCATCAGAATGCATAACTGGTTATGCAAGGGTTTTGGAGAATGCACTCAATTTTCCATCAGATGCTCTGTTGCCAGGCCCAATCTCCGAGCTTCAACAAGGTACATGGGAATGGAATTTGTTCGGGAATGAAATAGATTATACAACAGGTGATATGCAAGGCATTGATGAGCAGTCATCCTTGGAAAGCACTAGTGTTGTTTATGCTCTTGAAGAAGAGTTTTCGGGTTTGGCTTACTCAACAAACATCTCTGATAATGGAACTTGGGAATCGGCACAAGATATTCCAACTCAATTAGATTGGGATCTCTTGACAGAAATTGAAAACTCTGAAGAATATGAGAGGTTAGAAATGGAGGAG CTATCTGAAAGAATGGAGAGAGACCCTGGTCTATGGGATGATATATATCGTAATGCCCGAAAAGTTGAAAAGCTTAGGTTTGAAGCAAATGAGAGGGATGAGGGAGAACTTGAGAGAACAGGCCAGTCAGTATGCATTTATGAGATATACAGTGGATCTGGGACCTGGCCGTTCTTGCACCATGGTTCTCTGTACCGTGGATTAAGTCTT TCAACCAGAGCACGGAGATCAACATCAGATGATGTGGATGCTGTTGACCGGCTTCCCATATTAAATGAAACTCACTATCGCAATATTCTCTGTGAGATTGGAGGAATGTTCGCTATTGCAAACAAGGTGGATAGCGTCCATAAGCGACCTTGGATTGGGTTTCAATCTTGGCGTGCTGCTGGTAGGAAG GTTTCTTTGTCCAAGAAAGCTGAAAAAGTTTTGGAAGAAGCAATACAAGACAACACGGAAGGTGATGTGATATACTTTTGGGGACGCTTGAACATGAATGGTGGGATGACGGGAAGCAAAGATGCACTCACTTTTTGGTCCGCATGTGACATCTTGAATGGGGGCCATTGCAG AAATGTTTTTGAACATGCATTTCGCTGGATGTATGCCTTGCCAAATAATACAGAAGCTCTTCCTCCCATGCCAGAAGATGGTGGTCACTGGTCTGCGTTGCATAGCTGGGTGATGCCAACTCATTCGTTCCTTGAGTTCGTAATGTTTTCTCG GATGTTTGTCGATTCTCTGGATGCATTGCACACCAACAACAGCGGACAAAGCATGTGCTTGTTGGGTTCTTCAGAGCTTGAG CAAAAACATTGTTACTGTCGGGTATTAGAAGTCCTTGTCAATGTCTGGGCTTATCACAGTGCACGAAAGTTGGTTTACATAGATCCTATCTCTGGTTCAATGGAGGAGCAGCACCGAATTGATCAACGCCAAGCATTCATGTGGGCAAAATATTTCAATGCTACATTACTGAAGAGTATGGATGAAGATTTAGCAGAAGCTGCAGACGATGGTGACCATCCAAGGGAGAATTGGTTGTGGCCTCTAACCGGCGAAGTGCATTGGCAAGGAATTTATGAGAGGGAAAGGGAAGTGAGATACAGGCTAAAGATGGACaagaagaggaaaacaaaagaaaaattacttGAAAGAATGAAGTACGGATACAAACAAAAGACGCTTGGAGGATAG